The Pirellulales bacterium genome includes a region encoding these proteins:
- a CDS encoding class I tRNA ligase family protein, translating to DGKFTDEAPDYQGQWVKSADKQIIHDLKSKGLLFHREEYRHEYPFCWRAEEDPLIQYPRKSWFIRTSDNKEAMLENNRQIHWLPEHIKEGRFGNFLETNVDWALSRERFWGTPLPIWVCDETGKMEAVASYDELLKKPGVTGTEVWDTAKKANPNLADDLKVHKPYIDEVRYDSPFAAGAKMTRVKDVIDCWYDSGAMPFAQWGYQGRKAEGSGQKAEENFRTQFPADFISEALDQTRGWFYSQLAISTLLFPKDENPYPHPFRNCIVLGLMLGEDGQKMSKSKRNYREPGEIFDKYGADALRWYFFATQPPWTTIRYSERAIRDSIPEFLLRLWNVYSFFVIYANIDGFEPAAELAEFRIQGSGREIEFETLESSALAQAKSYRPIKERSELDRWILSELNRTAKHVVERMDAYDNYGAAQRIIEFVDALSNWYVRRSRDRFWSEDKRSPNKLDAYWTLYECLLTTAKIVAPFVPFLAEEMWRNLAGGEQRAAGHQIHSAASRQPPANVVPSVHLTDFPTGDAGAIDEQLSAQMNLVREIASLGLAARMGAKLKVRQPLAKVEVILADRSQQAWLEGHVELLKKELNVKQVEFTQQADHYITYTVLPDLKRLGPRLGKKLPLVKIALGNADAAKLLAEMESTGSVSLPLDDGSRQSLDRDDLQVRLQAKPGWAAAQGKDCVVVLATRIPAELVTEGVARELVHAIQSLRKDTGCDYTDRIEVGIVTDSAEIRRAVEQFNEYLCGETLAVKLTLSSIDRIAPVEVKLGEDSLKLYAKVTAK from the coding sequence CCGATGGAAAGTTCACCGATGAAGCCCCCGATTATCAAGGGCAATGGGTGAAGTCTGCCGACAAACAGATCATTCATGATCTCAAGTCCAAAGGGCTTTTGTTTCACCGCGAAGAATACCGCCACGAGTATCCATTCTGCTGGCGGGCCGAAGAAGATCCGCTCATTCAGTATCCGCGAAAGAGTTGGTTTATTCGCACGAGCGATAACAAGGAGGCGATGCTCGAGAACAATCGGCAGATCCATTGGCTGCCGGAACATATCAAGGAGGGTCGGTTCGGGAATTTTCTTGAAACGAACGTCGATTGGGCCCTCAGCCGCGAGCGGTTTTGGGGGACGCCGCTGCCGATTTGGGTTTGCGACGAGACCGGCAAGATGGAAGCCGTGGCCAGCTACGACGAGCTGCTCAAGAAGCCGGGCGTGACGGGGACCGAAGTTTGGGACACGGCCAAGAAAGCGAACCCGAACCTGGCCGACGATTTGAAGGTTCACAAGCCGTACATCGACGAAGTGCGGTACGATTCGCCGTTCGCGGCCGGCGCAAAGATGACCCGCGTAAAAGACGTTATCGACTGTTGGTACGACAGTGGGGCGATGCCGTTCGCGCAATGGGGATATCAAGGGAGAAAGGCAGAAGGGAGCGGGCAGAAAGCAGAAGAGAATTTTCGCACGCAGTTTCCGGCGGACTTCATCAGCGAGGCGCTCGATCAGACGCGCGGATGGTTTTATAGCCAGCTTGCGATTTCGACGTTGTTGTTTCCAAAGGACGAGAATCCGTATCCCCATCCGTTTCGCAACTGCATCGTCCTTGGCCTGATGCTCGGCGAAGATGGACAGAAAATGTCGAAGAGCAAGCGAAACTACCGTGAGCCTGGCGAAATCTTTGATAAATATGGGGCCGATGCGTTGCGGTGGTATTTCTTCGCGACACAGCCGCCCTGGACGACGATTCGCTACAGCGAACGGGCGATTCGGGACAGCATTCCGGAGTTTCTGCTGCGGCTGTGGAATGTGTATAGCTTCTTTGTGATCTATGCGAATATTGATGGGTTTGAGCCAGCCGCGGAGTTGGCAGAGTTCAGGATTCAGGGTTCAGGGCGAGAAATCGAGTTTGAAACGCTAGAGTCAAGTGCATTGGCTCAAGCGAAATCGTATCGTCCGATCAAGGAGCGCAGCGAGCTGGATCGGTGGATTTTGAGCGAGTTGAATCGGACGGCGAAGCATGTCGTTGAGCGGATGGATGCTTACGACAACTACGGGGCGGCGCAGCGGATTATTGAGTTCGTCGATGCGCTGTCGAACTGGTACGTCCGACGCAGCCGCGATCGGTTTTGGAGCGAGGATAAGCGTAGCCCCAATAAACTCGATGCCTATTGGACGCTCTACGAATGCTTGTTGACGACGGCAAAGATCGTGGCACCGTTTGTACCGTTTTTGGCGGAGGAGATGTGGCGAAATTTGGCAGGCGGCGAGCAACGGGCGGCAGGCCACCAAATACACTCAGCCGCCAGCCGCCAGCCGCCAGCGAACGTTGTACCCAGTGTCCATCTCACCGACTTTCCCACCGGCGATGCAGGCGCAATCGACGAGCAACTTTCGGCACAGATGAATTTAGTGCGCGAGATTGCTTCGCTTGGTTTGGCGGCGCGGATGGGGGCGAAGCTCAAGGTGCGGCAGCCGCTGGCGAAAGTCGAGGTGATTCTGGCCGATCGCTCGCAGCAAGCTTGGCTCGAAGGGCATGTCGAGCTTTTGAAAAAGGAACTCAACGTCAAGCAAGTCGAGTTCACGCAGCAGGCCGATCATTATATCACTTACACTGTGCTTCCCGATTTGAAGCGTCTTGGCCCGAGGCTGGGAAAGAAGTTGCCGCTCGTGAAAATCGCCCTCGGCAATGCCGACGCGGCGAAGTTGCTCGCCGAAATGGAATCGACGGGAAGCGTCTCACTACCGCTTGACGACGGCAGCAGGCAATCGCTCGACCGCGACGATCTGCAAGTGCGGCTGCAAGCCAAGCCGGGCTGGGCGGCGGCGCAAGGGAAAGACTGCGTCGTCGTGCTAGCAACCAGAATTCCTGCGGAACTGGTCACTGAAGGAGTGGCCCGCGAGTTGGTACATGCGATCCAAAGTCTACGTAAAGACACCGGCTGTGACTATACCGATCGGATCGAGGTCGGCATCGTAACCGACTCGGCCGAAATTCGCCGTGCAGTGGAGCAGTTCAACGAGTACCTCTGCGGCGAAACGCTGGCCGTGAAATTGACGCTTAGCTCGATCGATCGTATCGCGCCGGTGGAAGTGAAGCTTGGCGAGGATTCGCTCAAGTTGTACGCCAAAGTCACGGCAAAATGA
- the purN gene encoding phosphoribosylglycinamide formyltransferase, with product MQFTPGQHVSPLRIAVLISGGGTTLRNLIDKIGKSQLDAKIELVISSAAKARGLDFARAASIPIQIVSPSKFTSAAEFSEATFNSCRAAGVHLVVMGGYLKHVLIPDDFSGRVVNIHPALLPGFGGRGFYGRYVHQAVLESGARISGCTVHFVDNQYDHGPIILQKTVPVLEDDTPETLATRVFAAECEAYPEALRMIARERRAKP from the coding sequence ATGCAATTCACACCCGGCCAACATGTTTCGCCCTTGCGGATCGCCGTACTAATTTCCGGCGGTGGCACGACGCTGCGGAATTTGATCGACAAAATCGGTAAGTCGCAGCTCGACGCAAAGATCGAACTGGTCATTTCCAGCGCTGCGAAAGCGCGCGGATTGGATTTCGCCCGCGCAGCCAGCATCCCGATACAAATCGTCTCTCCGAGCAAATTCACGTCCGCCGCCGAGTTCAGTGAGGCCACTTTTAACTCTTGTCGCGCTGCGGGCGTGCATCTGGTCGTGATGGGTGGCTACTTGAAACACGTGCTGATTCCCGACGACTTTTCCGGCCGTGTCGTCAACATCCACCCAGCGCTGTTGCCCGGTTTCGGCGGCCGAGGGTTCTACGGACGGTATGTGCATCAAGCGGTGCTCGAGTCCGGCGCGCGAATCAGCGGTTGCACCGTGCATTTCGTCGATAATCAATACGACCACGGGCCGATCATATTGCAAAAAACGGTCCCCGTGCTCGAAGACGATACACCGGAAACTCTTGCCACCCGCGTCTTTGCCGCCGAATGCGAAGCCTATCCCGAAGCGCTGCGGATGATTGCCCGCGAACGTCGGGCGAAACCATGA
- a CDS encoding DEAD/DEAH box helicase translates to MATAAVKPSHLLTFRDRLSRLSFEQACKLLGPEGKKLIVSGSRREINLNDDVYFGGDLLRVTFHGPDGPEAIATLTMATHVKDRLAWNCDSCKMACEHVGAVLSTVLEHKTQLGLAAPPDRKPAVEQSDDEATIRALDERKDRARTEKMKIASSDQAKPWADYAVTSLLSGKTYRVALRGLKPGESYCTCPDFRTNTLGTCKHILKVCHSVKRKFTPRQLARPYKPWRIAVHLRYDREVTLQLVAPEQLSAEQAEIVRPWRDRPITDVRGLLRQLQRLEAVGGQFHIFPDAEEFIQQRLHAERIRDLVAEIRRDPANHALRDSLMKVKLLPYQLDGIAFAVGSGRAVLADDMGLGKTIQAVGVAELLAREAEIRKVLVVCPASLKSQWRNEIHRFCNRDVQLIAGRTTERSDQYGNSCFFTVCNYEQVLRDIGSIEKSRWDLIVLDEGQRIKNWESKTSRVIKALKSRFALVLSGTPLENRLDELYSVVQFIDDRRLGPGFRFFNQHRIVDEKGKVLGYKNLDRLRQRLQPILLRRTRDSVRLELPERTTEIVRIPPSDEQLALHDAHMQKVAAIVRKKFISEMDLLRLRMALLMCRMSADASYLVTKEKPNFSTKLERLEELFDDIADEADRKVVLFSEWTTMLDLIEPLLKHRRMNFVRLDGSVPQKEREQLVHEFQTNPECRFFLTSNAGSTGLNLQAANTVINVDLPWNPAVLEQRIGRAHRMGQTQSVQVFILVTEGTLEENLLATLSAKKDLALAALDPNSDVDTVEMRSGTEELKSRLEILLGAKPAAPLDQSVQQQREQEVQREQIHRQRVSEAGGQLLGAVFQFLDQLVTGNQEHSPHAPEPMVNDLRTRLESCVESDAEGRPRLTVTLPSRKSLDQLSQTLARLMVAGTVGGENVSTR, encoded by the coding sequence ATGGCTACTGCCGCCGTCAAGCCGTCTCATTTGCTGACGTTTCGCGACCGCCTTTCTCGATTGTCGTTCGAGCAGGCCTGCAAACTGCTGGGGCCGGAAGGCAAGAAACTGATTGTTAGCGGTTCGCGGCGCGAAATCAATCTTAACGATGATGTGTATTTCGGCGGCGACTTGCTGCGGGTGACGTTTCATGGACCGGATGGCCCGGAAGCCATCGCCACGTTGACCATGGCCACTCACGTCAAGGACCGCTTGGCTTGGAATTGCGATTCTTGCAAGATGGCTTGTGAGCACGTCGGTGCGGTGCTCTCGACCGTGCTGGAACACAAGACTCAGCTTGGACTTGCCGCGCCGCCGGATCGCAAACCGGCCGTCGAGCAGAGCGATGATGAAGCGACGATCCGCGCGCTTGATGAGCGCAAGGATCGTGCGCGAACCGAGAAAATGAAAATCGCGTCGTCCGACCAAGCGAAGCCGTGGGCCGATTATGCCGTGACCAGCCTATTGAGCGGCAAGACGTATCGTGTGGCATTGCGCGGCCTGAAGCCTGGCGAATCGTACTGCACTTGTCCTGATTTTCGTACCAATACTCTAGGCACGTGCAAGCACATTTTGAAAGTATGCCACAGCGTGAAGCGGAAATTTACGCCGCGGCAGTTGGCTCGGCCCTACAAGCCGTGGCGGATTGCGGTGCATTTGCGTTACGATCGCGAGGTGACGCTCCAGTTGGTTGCGCCGGAGCAATTGTCCGCCGAACAGGCCGAAATCGTCCGCCCGTGGCGCGATCGACCGATTACCGACGTTCGCGGGTTGCTGCGCCAATTGCAGCGGCTGGAGGCTGTGGGCGGGCAATTCCACATTTTTCCCGACGCCGAAGAATTTATTCAACAGCGGCTGCACGCCGAGCGAATTCGCGATCTAGTGGCGGAAATCCGCCGCGACCCCGCCAATCACGCGCTGCGCGATTCGCTGATGAAAGTCAAGCTGCTCCCCTATCAGCTTGACGGCATCGCCTTTGCGGTCGGCAGCGGACGCGCGGTGCTGGCCGACGACATGGGGTTGGGCAAGACGATTCAGGCCGTCGGCGTGGCCGAGTTGCTTGCACGGGAAGCGGAAATTCGCAAAGTGCTGGTCGTGTGTCCCGCGTCACTCAAATCGCAATGGCGAAATGAAATCCATCGCTTTTGCAATCGCGACGTGCAGCTCATTGCCGGACGTACGACAGAGCGATCCGACCAATACGGCAATTCGTGTTTTTTCACGGTTTGTAACTACGAGCAAGTGTTGCGCGATATTGGTTCGATTGAAAAAAGCCGCTGGGATTTGATCGTTCTCGACGAAGGGCAGCGGATCAAGAACTGGGAGTCGAAAACAAGCCGAGTGATCAAGGCGCTCAAGTCGCGTTTCGCGTTGGTTTTGTCGGGCACGCCGCTGGAAAACCGACTGGACGAGCTGTATTCGGTCGTGCAATTCATCGATGACCGCCGCCTCGGCCCTGGGTTCCGGTTCTTTAACCAGCACCGAATTGTGGACGAAAAAGGCAAAGTCCTGGGCTATAAGAACCTCGATCGCTTGCGCCAGCGACTGCAGCCCATTTTGCTGCGCCGAACGCGCGATTCCGTTCGTCTCGAGCTGCCCGAGCGGACGACCGAAATCGTCCGGATTCCACCTTCGGATGAGCAGCTTGCATTGCACGACGCCCACATGCAAAAAGTGGCTGCCATCGTGCGCAAGAAGTTCATCAGTGAAATGGATTTGCTGCGGCTGAGAATGGCGCTGCTCATGTGCCGCATGTCAGCTGACGCTTCTTACTTGGTGACGAAAGAGAAGCCTAATTTCTCGACGAAGCTCGAACGACTGGAGGAATTGTTCGACGACATTGCCGATGAAGCTGACCGCAAGGTGGTGCTGTTTTCCGAATGGACGACGATGCTCGACCTGATCGAGCCGCTGTTGAAGCACCGCCGCATGAACTTTGTTCGCCTCGACGGCTCTGTGCCGCAAAAAGAGCGGGAGCAGTTGGTGCATGAGTTTCAGACGAATCCCGAGTGCCGGTTTTTCCTGACCAGCAACGCCGGCAGTACGGGCTTGAATCTGCAAGCGGCCAACACGGTGATCAATGTCGATTTGCCGTGGAATCCTGCGGTACTCGAGCAGCGTATCGGCCGAGCCCACCGCATGGGGCAGACGCAGAGCGTACAAGTCTTCATTCTTGTGACCGAAGGAACCTTGGAAGAAAATTTACTGGCCACGCTGTCGGCCAAGAAAGACCTGGCCCTGGCAGCGCTCGATCCCAATTCCGACGTGGATACGGTGGAAATGCGCAGCGGCACCGAGGAGCTCAAGTCTCGCCTGGAAATTCTGCTGGGCGCCAAGCCTGCCGCGCCACTCGATCAATCGGTTCAGCAGCAACGCGAGCAAGAAGTGCAGCGCGAACAGATTCATCGCCAGCGCGTTTCGGAAGCCGGTGGCCAACTGCTGGGCGCAGTGTTCCAATTCCTCGATCAACTCGTCACCGGCAACCAAGAACATTCGCCGCACGCTCCGGAGCCGATGGTCAACGACCTGCGAACCCGCCTGGAAAGCTGTGTCGAAAGCGACGCCGAAGGTCGGCCACGGCTGACCGTGACGCTGCCTAGCCGCAAATCGCTCGATCAGCTTTCGCAAACGCTCGCGCGATTGATGGTCGCAGGAACGGTCGGCGGTGAAAACGTCTCGACCCGCTAG